One segment of bacterium DNA contains the following:
- a CDS encoding NYN domain-containing protein yields MTVIKHPGQRVGVFIDSQNLYHSAKNLYKRRVNFGQVVKEGLAGRALIRAIAYVVKTESGEEQAFIDALEKSGIETKTKDLQIFWGGAKKGDWDVGIAVDAINLSPKLDAVILVSGDGDFVPLVEYLKYNKGCQVEVIAFGKSSSARLIEAADDFIDLDVNSKKYLMPGSDYR; encoded by the coding sequence ATGACAGTTATCAAACATCCGGGACAAAGAGTGGGAGTTTTTATTGATTCACAGAATCTTTATCACAGTGCCAAGAACCTTTATAAGAGGAGAGTCAACTTCGGACAAGTTGTCAAAGAGGGTCTCGCGGGTAGGGCGCTTATACGCGCTATTGCTTACGTTGTGAAAACCGAAAGCGGAGAAGAGCAAGCGTTTATTGACGCTCTGGAAAAGTCCGGCATAGAAACAAAAACAAAAGATCTTCAGATATTTTGGGGAGGAGCAAAAAAGGGCGACTGGGATGTCGGTATCGCGGTGGACGCCATTAATCTTTCTCCCAAACTCGACGCGGTGATTCTCGTTTCCGGAGACGGTGACTTTGTTCCGCTTGTCGAATATCTAAAATACAATAAGGGATGCCAGGTGGAGGTTATCGCGTTCGGGAAATCGTCTTCGGCACGACTCATTGAAGCGGCAGACGATTTTATTGACCTGGACGTCAATTCAAAAAAATATCTCATGCCGGGTTCCGACTACAGATAG
- a CDS encoding HD domain-containing protein: MKKAENKVNSKIPDEVSRITEALEKAGFEAYIVGGCVRDLLLGRRPKDWDITTNAKPEEIISLFDETFYENEYGTVGVVNKGIEDKTLSIVEVTPYRLEAEYSDNRRPDSVTFSEKIEDDLKRRDFTINAIAYSVSGNTVVDLHDGRGDLSQKILRTVGNPLERFEEDGLRILRAIRLHAELGFTIEKETLEAIKRAGGLLKKISKERIRDEFVRIIMSDNPVNSLVLSRELGILEHIIPELEKGVGIEQNQAHSYDVWEHGLKTLQHAVSKKWGLSLRLSAMFHDIGKPPTRQWSPEKKDWTFYGHDVVGARITEKTLKDLKFPKEVIDKVGKLVRWHMFFSDTDQITLSAVRRLVSRVGQENVWDLMNLRVCDRIGTGRPKESPYRLRKYQSMIEEVMADPISVGMLKIDGNVLIKKLKLSPGPKIGYILHALLEEVLENPLNNTEDYLEKKSRELAALSDSELKKMGEKGKVEKENLQEEKIKEIRDKYWVK; encoded by the coding sequence ATGAAAAAGGCTGAAAATAAGGTCAATTCTAAAATACCGGACGAAGTTTCACGAATAACAGAAGCTTTGGAAAAAGCTGGCTTTGAGGCTTACATTGTCGGTGGGTGTGTCAGAGATTTGCTTTTAGGCAGACGGCCAAAGGACTGGGACATAACCACAAACGCGAAGCCTGAAGAAATTATTTCTTTATTTGATGAAACATTCTATGAAAATGAGTACGGAACGGTGGGGGTGGTAAATAAAGGAATAGAAGACAAAACTCTTTCTATTGTTGAGGTTACCCCGTATAGACTTGAGGCGGAATATTCAGACAATCGCCGGCCTGATTCGGTTACTTTTAGTGAAAAAATAGAAGACGACCTAAAAAGAAGAGATTTTACAATAAACGCCATTGCGTACAGTGTTTCGGGGAACACAGTAGTTGATCTGCACGACGGCAGAGGTGACTTGTCACAAAAAATATTGCGCACGGTTGGGAACCCCCTCGAACGCTTTGAAGAAGACGGACTAAGAATTTTGAGAGCCATTAGGCTTCACGCAGAACTTGGTTTCACGATAGAAAAAGAGACCTTGGAGGCAATAAAAAGAGCAGGGGGCTTACTTAAAAAAATTTCAAAGGAACGAATCAGGGACGAATTTGTCCGAATTATAATGTCTGACAATCCTGTTAATTCCCTTGTTTTAAGCCGTGAATTGGGAATTTTGGAACACATCATACCTGAGCTTGAAAAAGGGGTAGGGATTGAACAAAATCAGGCCCACTCATATGACGTTTGGGAACACGGCCTCAAAACGCTTCAGCACGCAGTGAGTAAAAAATGGGGATTAAGCCTGCGGCTTTCTGCGATGTTCCACGACATTGGGAAACCACCGACAAGACAATGGTCCCCGGAAAAAAAGGATTGGACATTTTATGGCCATGACGTCGTGGGGGCCCGCATTACGGAAAAAACTCTTAAAGATTTGAAATTCCCTAAAGAGGTTATCGATAAAGTTGGTAAATTGGTCCGTTGGCATATGTTTTTTTCCGACACGGACCAGATAACCCTGTCGGCGGTGCGTAGGCTCGTTTCGCGCGTAGGACAAGAGAATGTGTGGGATTTGATGAATCTTCGGGTGTGCGACAGGATAGGCACAGGGAGACCGAAAGAGAGCCCCTACAGGCTCAGGAAGTACCAATCAATGATCGAGGAGGTTATGGCTGACCCTATTTCCGTCGGGATGTTAAAAATAGACGGGAATGTACTTATAAAAAAATTAAAATTGAGTCCCGGACCCAAAATCGGCTATATTTTACATGCCCTCTTAGAGGAGGTGTTGGAAAATCCCCTTAACAATACAGAGGACTATCTTGAGAAAAAATCAAGGGAATTAGCCGCATTATCTGATTCCGAGCTTAAAAAAATGGGAGAGAAGGGAAAAGTTGAAAAAGAAAACCTCCAGGAGGAAAAAATCAAAGAAATTCGAGATAAATATTGGGTTAAATAA
- a CDS encoding polyribonucleotide nucleotidyltransferase: protein MQKKEYSFEFAGRPLVAEFSDLADQTNGSVMVRYGDTVVLGTVVMSKNPKPDIGYFPLTVDYEERFYAAGLILGSRFVRREGRPSEEAILSGRITDRTIRPLFDRNLRNEVQVVITVLSLGDYDPDVLGVIAASLALGTSDVPWDGPVSAVRIGKLKGKNEFETNPTFALRQNDDFETDILACGKDGVINMIEIGAKETGEETVLQGLERAKEEIEKIQIFQKKIISEIGKEKQEIKIETLSSEARDLFKEKFASRLHEYVFTGVPGKARIEESKNEWLAAVSETLPEERTLLAGEYYEEKLDELVHEEAIKKGNRPDGRKLDELRPLYVKAGGVSPVLHGSGIFYRGGTHILSVATLGGPGDSQLIDAMEEQQTQKRFMHHYNFPPFSTGETGRIGSTNRRMIGHGALAEKALAAVIPPKEIFPYTVRVVSEAMASNGSTSMGSVCGGTLALMDAGVPILAPVAGIAMGLMMESHDTYKVLTDIQGPEDHHGDMDFKIAGTRNGVTAVQLDVKINGIPTAILKEALEGARKARLAILDVIEKEIPAPRTELPANAPRITTIKIKKEQIGLVIGSGGKTINEIREKTKTEIDIEEDGTVFITGKGDGPGEAARIIGEMTREYKAGETFEGEVVKITDFGAFVKIGANAEGLVHVSEIAPFRIERVDSVLKAGDKVPVIIKGIDEKERIKLSIKDRDPNFIKKPELNHNAPNKPPYTGHQHGQ, encoded by the coding sequence ATGCAGAAAAAAGAATATTCGTTTGAGTTCGCAGGCAGGCCTCTCGTTGCCGAGTTTAGCGACCTTGCTGACCAGACAAACGGTTCAGTAATGGTTCGTTATGGAGACACTGTTGTTTTGGGTACTGTGGTTATGTCAAAGAACCCAAAACCGGATATCGGCTATTTCCCTTTGACCGTCGATTACGAGGAAAGATTTTACGCGGCAGGACTTATTCTCGGAAGTCGCTTCGTACGGCGTGAGGGAAGACCGTCGGAAGAAGCAATTTTGAGCGGACGAATTACCGACAGAACCATTCGGCCTCTTTTCGACAGAAATTTAAGAAACGAGGTTCAGGTTGTCATTACCGTTTTATCGCTTGGTGATTATGACCCCGACGTTCTTGGCGTTATTGCCGCCTCACTTGCCTTAGGCACTTCGGATGTTCCGTGGGACGGACCGGTAAGCGCCGTGAGAATCGGAAAACTTAAAGGAAAAAACGAATTTGAAACCAATCCGACGTTCGCCCTCCGACAAAACGATGACTTTGAAACCGACATTCTCGCCTGCGGGAAAGACGGGGTCATCAACATGATTGAGATTGGTGCGAAAGAAACGGGAGAGGAAACAGTGCTCCAGGGACTTGAACGTGCAAAAGAAGAAATTGAAAAAATTCAAATTTTTCAAAAGAAAATAATTTCGGAAATAGGAAAAGAAAAACAGGAGATAAAAATTGAAACACTTTCTTCCGAAGCCCGCGATTTATTTAAGGAAAAGTTTGCTTCACGCCTGCATGAGTATGTGTTCACCGGAGTGCCGGGAAAGGCAAGAATCGAGGAATCAAAAAATGAATGGCTTGCGGCCGTTTCTGAAACTCTTCCCGAAGAAAGGACCCTTCTTGCGGGAGAATATTATGAAGAAAAACTTGATGAGCTTGTACATGAAGAAGCGATCAAAAAAGGAAATAGGCCCGATGGACGGAAACTCGACGAACTGCGTCCTCTTTATGTCAAAGCGGGAGGTGTGTCGCCCGTGCTTCATGGTTCCGGAATTTTTTACAGAGGCGGAACCCATATACTTTCCGTAGCCACTCTTGGCGGACCGGGCGATTCGCAACTTATCGATGCCATGGAAGAACAACAGACGCAAAAGCGTTTCATGCACCATTATAATTTTCCGCCATTCTCAACAGGTGAAACAGGAAGAATAGGATCGACAAACCGCCGCATGATAGGACACGGCGCCCTTGCCGAAAAAGCGCTTGCTGCAGTCATTCCTCCCAAAGAAATATTTCCATATACCGTTCGTGTCGTATCCGAAGCAATGGCTTCAAACGGTTCAACCTCTATGGGTTCGGTGTGCGGAGGCACGCTTGCCCTTATGGATGCGGGGGTTCCGATTCTCGCTCCCGTCGCAGGTATCGCTATGGGTCTTATGATGGAATCTCACGACACATATAAAGTTTTGACCGACATCCAGGGACCGGAAGACCACCATGGCGATATGGATTTCAAAATTGCCGGGACCCGAAACGGCGTAACTGCGGTTCAGCTTGATGTCAAAATCAACGGGATACCGACGGCAATTCTTAAAGAAGCCCTTGAGGGCGCAAGAAAGGCCAGACTTGCCATTCTTGATGTCATTGAAAAAGAAATTCCTGCTCCACGAACAGAATTGCCCGCAAACGCGCCGAGAATTACGACAATAAAAATTAAAAAGGAACAAATCGGATTGGTTATCGGCTCGGGAGGAAAAACAATAAACGAAATCAGAGAGAAAACAAAAACGGAAATCGACATTGAAGAAGACGGAACGGTCTTTATTACCGGAAAGGGAGATGGACCGGGAGAAGCGGCACGAATTATAGGTGAAATGACCCGTGAATATAAAGCGGGAGAAACATTTGAAGGAGAGGTCGTTAAAATTACCGACTTCGGGGCCTTCGTTAAAATAGGAGCGAATGCCGAAGGACTTGTCCATGTTTCGGAAATTGCGCCCTTCAGAATCGAAAGAGTGGACAGTGTGCTGAAGGCTGGAGACAAAGTTCCTGTTATTATAAAGGGGATAGACGAAAAAGAAAGAATAAAACTTTCTATTAAAGACAGGGACCCGAACTTCATTAAAAAACCCGAACTTAATCACAATGCCCCCAACAAACCTCCCTACACAGGACACCAACACGGACAATAA
- a CDS encoding tyrosine-type recombinase/integrase, giving the protein MSHNVVMTLTQLKREFLEYLEIEKGRSLKTVENYAHYLDSFLIFIGTEQPEDISDDLIREYRLFLNRKKTKSGGPYDTLKKRTQNYYLIALRSFLKYLMRRKIQSLSPDRIELAKVGERSLDLISADELQRLIEAPNAKTVKDLRDRAILELLFSTGLRVSELCSLPRDIDLRKDEVSIRGKGDKVRVVFISPRAKEAIRQYLGKRTDMEDALFIHVSRHDTNAKRLTSRSVERIVKYYAIKAGITKKVTPHVIRHSFATDLLESGADLRSVQALLGHAHIGTTQIYTHVTDKHLRDVHHRFHNKGNQK; this is encoded by the coding sequence ATGTCGCACAATGTTGTTATGACGCTTACCCAGCTCAAACGAGAATTTCTCGAATATCTTGAAATCGAGAAAGGCAGAAGCCTCAAAACAGTTGAAAATTACGCCCATTACCTGGACTCCTTTCTTATTTTTATCGGAACCGAGCAACCGGAAGATATTTCCGACGATTTAATCAGGGAATACCGCCTTTTTCTTAACAGAAAAAAGACGAAAAGCGGAGGCCCTTACGACACGCTCAAAAAACGTACCCAAAATTATTATCTTATTGCCCTTCGTTCCTTCCTTAAGTATCTTATGCGCCGGAAAATACAGTCTCTGTCTCCGGATCGTATAGAGCTTGCCAAAGTGGGAGAACGCTCCCTGGATCTCATTTCGGCGGATGAACTGCAACGCCTTATTGAAGCCCCAAATGCCAAAACAGTTAAGGATTTGCGGGACAGGGCGATACTTGAATTGCTTTTTTCCACAGGTCTTCGTGTTTCAGAACTTTGCTCTCTTCCCCGAGATATTGATTTGAGGAAAGATGAAGTTTCCATCCGTGGAAAAGGAGACAAAGTGCGCGTAGTTTTTATTTCCCCGCGTGCGAAGGAGGCAATACGCCAGTACCTTGGAAAACGAACCGACATGGAAGATGCCTTATTCATCCATGTAAGCAGGCACGACACTAATGCCAAAAGACTTACTTCACGTTCGGTAGAACGAATTGTAAAATACTATGCCATTAAGGCGGGTATCACCAAAAAAGTAACGCCGCATGTCATCCGGCATAGTTTTGCGACTGATCTTCTTGAGAGCGGCGCAGATTTACGCTCGGTTCAAGCCCTTTTGGGCCACGCGCACATTGGGACAACGCAAATCTATACTCATGTTACGGATAAGCATCTTCGTGATGTGCACCATCGATTCCATAACAAGGGCAATCAAAAGTAA
- a CDS encoding YifB family Mg chelatase-like AAA ATPase, which translates to MFGKVYSAQLSFLSAHIVHIEVDLSRGLYSFSIVGLPDKAVEEARDRISAAIKNSGFKSPKNKNQKVVISLAPAELKKEGSLFDLPMALAYLLASEDVSFSPEKRLFLGELSLDGTLRKIQGALPLVEKAKREGFTEVFLPKDNAREAAFVRNIKIFGVRNLKEVAEHLEEKKEKQKKFLIEPQKETAIVFENAPQKITFGDIKGQEGAKRGLEIAAAGGHNIAMYGPPGTGKTMLAKAFCGILPPLSREDIFEVTSIHSATGILKDDLLIHPPFRAPHHTSSYVSLIGGGTIPKPGEVTLAHNGVLFLDEFPEFESRVIDSLREPLEERVARVSRARGSVQFPAKFILIAAMNPCPCGYFGVKGKSCVCRPADILRYKRKISGPIIDRIDLWVEVANIGHEKLMEKGEGVDYGETARKRVLHAREIQEKRFKSLNLQLKTNSELGPRSIVNHISLDTSVKKVLDDAARRFDLSPRMYHRIIKVARTIADLEPSENIKEEHLFEALQYRPKQEERG; encoded by the coding sequence ATGTTTGGAAAAGTATATAGCGCCCAGCTTTCCTTTCTTTCCGCTCATATTGTGCACATTGAAGTAGACCTCTCCCGAGGTCTATATTCTTTTTCAATCGTGGGACTTCCCGATAAGGCGGTTGAGGAGGCGCGCGACAGAATATCGGCGGCAATAAAAAATTCCGGATTTAAATCACCTAAAAACAAAAATCAGAAAGTGGTTATATCTCTTGCACCCGCCGAACTCAAAAAAGAAGGTTCGTTGTTTGACTTGCCGATGGCTCTTGCTTATCTTCTTGCATCGGAAGATGTTTCTTTCTCTCCCGAAAAACGTTTGTTTCTGGGTGAATTGTCGCTTGACGGGACGTTACGGAAAATTCAAGGTGCATTACCTCTTGTTGAAAAAGCAAAACGTGAAGGGTTTACCGAAGTTTTTCTTCCAAAAGATAACGCGAGAGAAGCGGCTTTTGTTCGAAACATAAAAATTTTCGGAGTACGAAATTTGAAAGAGGTTGCCGAACATCTCGAAGAAAAAAAAGAAAAACAAAAAAAATTTCTTATCGAGCCGCAAAAAGAAACCGCGATTGTCTTTGAAAATGCACCGCAGAAAATAACTTTCGGGGATATAAAAGGGCAAGAAGGGGCAAAACGGGGGCTAGAGATTGCAGCCGCGGGAGGGCACAATATTGCGATGTACGGGCCGCCCGGAACAGGAAAGACCATGCTTGCAAAAGCATTTTGCGGTATCTTACCACCTCTTTCCCGTGAAGATATTTTTGAGGTAACAAGCATTCATTCGGCTACCGGAATCCTAAAGGACGACCTTCTCATACATCCTCCTTTCCGTGCACCACACCACACTTCTTCGTACGTATCCCTCATTGGCGGCGGGACAATTCCGAAACCGGGTGAAGTGACGTTGGCACATAATGGTGTACTGTTTCTCGACGAATTTCCCGAGTTTGAAAGCAGGGTTATTGATTCTCTGCGAGAACCGCTCGAGGAAAGGGTCGCCCGGGTGTCACGGGCACGGGGCTCGGTTCAGTTTCCTGCAAAATTTATCCTTATTGCCGCCATGAATCCTTGTCCATGCGGATATTTCGGAGTAAAAGGAAAATCGTGCGTGTGCAGACCGGCAGATATATTGCGATATAAAAGAAAAATCTCCGGACCGATTATAGACAGAATCGATTTGTGGGTTGAGGTCGCAAACATCGGACATGAGAAACTTATGGAAAAAGGGGAGGGGGTTGATTATGGAGAAACAGCGCGCAAACGGGTATTACATGCGCGAGAAATCCAAGAGAAAAGATTCAAGAGCCTAAATTTACAATTGAAAACCAACAGCGAGCTTGGGCCACGAAGTATCGTTAATCATATTTCTTTGGACACATCGGTAAAAAAGGTGCTCGATGATGCCGCCCGTCGGTTTGATTTATCTCCGCGAATGTATCATAGAATCATAAAGGTTGCCCGTACCATCGCCGATCTCGAGCCTTCGGAAAACATAAAAGAGGAACACCTGTTTGAGGCTCTGCAGTACAGACCGAAACAAGAAGAACGAGGGTAA
- a CDS encoding exodeoxyribonuclease III translates to MNIISWNVNGIRACHKKGCWDWLIKESPDILCLQETKAHPDQLPEEVRNPKGFSAYFDHAKTKKGYSGVALYTKQRPEKVEIGLGIPELDQEGRMVTALFKNFAISNAYFPNGGGGPHRIKFKLEFYKAFLAYVERLRAKGFKVIFCGDVNTAHEEIDLARPKENEKNTGFLPEERAWIDEVISKGYIDIFRKLNPETRDAYTYWDMKTFARVRNVGWRIDYFFISPDTEKNVISTKILKDVTGSDHCPISLTLKGLE, encoded by the coding sequence ATGAACATTATCTCTTGGAACGTAAATGGAATCAGGGCATGCCACAAGAAAGGTTGTTGGGACTGGCTTATAAAGGAGAGCCCCGATATCTTATGTCTTCAAGAAACAAAGGCGCACCCCGACCAATTACCGGAAGAAGTACGGAACCCGAAAGGTTTTTCCGCGTATTTTGACCATGCAAAAACAAAAAAAGGATACAGCGGAGTCGCTCTTTACACTAAACAAAGGCCGGAAAAAGTGGAAATCGGTCTCGGAATTCCCGAACTTGATCAAGAGGGACGAATGGTTACCGCTCTTTTTAAAAACTTCGCAATTTCAAATGCCTACTTCCCTAACGGAGGCGGAGGGCCTCATCGGATAAAGTTTAAACTTGAATTTTACAAGGCCTTTCTTGCTTATGTTGAGCGTCTTCGAGCCAAAGGCTTCAAAGTTATTTTTTGCGGTGATGTAAATACCGCCCATGAAGAAATAGACCTTGCACGGCCGAAAGAAAACGAAAAAAATACGGGCTTTCTTCCTGAAGAAAGGGCGTGGATAGACGAAGTTATAAGCAAAGGATACATAGACATTTTCCGAAAATTAAATCCGGAAACACGAGACGCGTATACATACTGGGATATGAAAACTTTTGCGAGAGTAAGAAATGTTGGGTGGAGAATCGACTACTTTTTCATTAGTCCGGATACCGAAAAAAATGTTATTTCTACAAAGATTTTGAAAGATGTAACGGGCTCCGATCATTGTCCGATTTCTCTTACCCTCAAAGGCCTAGAATAA
- a CDS encoding TraR/DksA C4-type zinc finger protein yields MEQKNIELFKKKIEDEMALLEKELSSVGRKNPANPNDWEAVTEASGMSAVADANESADTIEEYEENTAILKQLEIRYNELKGALKRIKDGAYGMCEKGGEPIEQERLEANPAARTCKAHME; encoded by the coding sequence ATGGAACAAAAAAATATCGAGCTTTTCAAAAAGAAAATTGAGGATGAAATGGCTCTCCTTGAAAAAGAGCTTTCTTCGGTGGGACGTAAAAATCCCGCAAACCCCAATGACTGGGAGGCGGTGACGGAAGCTTCGGGAATGTCTGCTGTCGCGGACGCCAATGAATCGGCGGACACAATTGAAGAATATGAAGAAAATACCGCTATTTTGAAACAGCTGGAAATCAGATACAACGAATTAAAAGGTGCTCTTAAACGCATCAAAGACGGGGCATACGGAATGTGCGAGAAGGGTGGTGAACCGATTGAGCAGGAGCGCTTAGAAGCAAATCCCGCCGCGCGCACATGCAAGGCGCACATGGAGTAA
- the rpsO gene encoding 30S ribosomal protein S15, translated as MLTKLKKKRVIEGVKIHDTDTGSAEVQIALLTRRIEELTDHLKKNKKDKHSRRGLLKMVATRQTHMGYLHKKNVRRYNSLAKKLNIKK; from the coding sequence ATGCTTACGAAATTGAAGAAAAAAAGAGTTATAGAAGGCGTTAAAATACACGACACCGATACCGGCTCGGCGGAGGTTCAGATTGCACTTTTAACGAGACGGATTGAAGAATTGACTGACCACCTCAAGAAAAACAAGAAAGACAAGCATTCAAGACGGGGTCTTCTCAAGATGGTGGCCACCAGACAGACACATATGGGGTATCTCCATAAGAAAAACGTGAGACGCTACAACTCCCTCGCAAAAAAACTCAATATTAAAAAATAA
- a CDS encoding YraN family protein, which produces MKQRHLEVGRLGEDIACRFLKSKGYLVFERNFRKKQGEIDIIAKKDSKTYFFEVKTVSCENIEHDVSYETKDTYRPEDNIHPLKLKRLSETISLYLIERKMEDVEWTFGAVSIYLDREGKKAKIDLLEDLIL; this is translated from the coding sequence ATGAAACAAAGACATCTAGAAGTTGGTCGTTTGGGAGAAGATATTGCCTGTCGATTTTTAAAATCTAAGGGATATTTGGTTTTCGAAAGAAATTTTAGAAAGAAACAAGGAGAAATAGACATTATCGCCAAAAAGGACTCAAAGACTTATTTTTTTGAAGTCAAAACTGTTTCATGTGAAAACATCGAACATGATGTTTCTTATGAAACAAAAGACACTTACAGACCGGAGGACAACATTCATCCTTTAAAATTAAAGAGACTTTCTGAAACCATATCCCTCTACCTGATAGAAAGAAAAATGGAAGATGTTGAATGGACGTTCGGGGCTGTTTCAATTTATCTCGACAGAGAGGGGAAAAAGGCAAAAATTGATTTACTCGAAGATTTAATCCTTTGA
- a CDS encoding nitrilase-related carbon-nitrogen hydrolase, producing MKWFLPLLSGLLLSLSLERPYFWWVVLLAQIPFFVFLEITGNQNKNTRREVFLGGWLLGFVFFSLTFRFILYSFPGGWAGVHNTLSAAPLFAIAWLGTSLFVSLPFGLFGLLSLKFLKIFPFITLPSLWILSEYFRAVLFGVFAWGPGATLGPHWTFGDLGYVFIDTPIVFWSRLVGLYGLSFLVVCINFFLFRIFKKEFRLIFPVTLFLLFLFYAPNLFFQEGPQEKPLNIALVHTEKLLGSLSQDDFSSLWEKAITKEKGFQQPDVVIFPEGGTLFSDDSNKTLLENIFSKKDTDGLIITSSVVSYESGTKERMIYRTQNNEILSVQDKTFLIPGGEYLPVILKAFLYFQDKTLLERFSSSRTRIPGDVLEMPVPFGDTKIGALMCSGIVSPSLYRSLANKGAEILVNSASQIVFRNEPFFLRQIKTMARFQAVSTARPFLQASNGGQSFFIDSRGDVIKESSSFEDQILFVQVSPSETKTPYTRFGDWPVIISLSVLVFSIFRTRKFRSSDPK from the coding sequence ATGAAATGGTTTTTACCTCTTCTCTCCGGGCTTCTTCTCTCTCTTTCACTTGAAAGACCTTATTTCTGGTGGGTAGTGCTCCTTGCCCAGATTCCCTTTTTTGTTTTTCTTGAAATAACGGGAAATCAAAACAAAAACACACGAAGGGAGGTGTTTCTTGGGGGTTGGCTTTTGGGTTTTGTTTTCTTCTCCCTTACGTTTCGTTTTATCTTGTATTCTTTCCCGGGAGGCTGGGCGGGTGTGCATAACACCCTGTCAGCCGCGCCTTTATTTGCGATAGCCTGGCTCGGGACCTCTCTTTTTGTCAGTCTCCCCTTCGGATTATTCGGTCTGCTTTCTTTGAAGTTTTTAAAAATATTTCCATTCATCACCCTTCCGTCTCTATGGATACTCTCCGAATATTTCCGAGCCGTGCTTTTCGGCGTATTTGCATGGGGACCAGGCGCAACACTCGGACCTCACTGGACATTTGGGGACCTTGGGTATGTTTTCATTGATACCCCGATTGTTTTTTGGTCTCGCCTTGTAGGTTTATACGGGTTAAGTTTTCTTGTTGTATGCATAAACTTCTTTCTTTTCCGCATTTTTAAAAAAGAGTTTCGCCTTATTTTTCCCGTCACGCTCTTTCTTCTCTTTTTATTTTATGCCCCCAATTTGTTTTTCCAGGAAGGACCCCAAGAAAAACCTCTTAATATAGCCCTTGTTCACACAGAAAAACTACTAGGGTCCTTGAGTCAGGACGACTTCAGTTCACTATGGGAAAAGGCGATTACCAAAGAAAAAGGGTTCCAACAGCCTGACGTAGTAATTTTTCCGGAAGGGGGTACTCTGTTTTCCGATGACTCCAACAAGACTTTGCTTGAAAACATTTTCTCTAAAAAAGATACTGACGGCCTTATTATCACGAGCAGTGTCGTTTCATATGAATCCGGCACGAAGGAGCGAATGATATATCGAACCCAAAATAATGAAATTCTCTCTGTACAAGACAAAACATTTCTCATTCCCGGGGGAGAATATCTCCCTGTGATTCTTAAAGCCTTTTTGTATTTTCAGGACAAGACATTGCTTGAACGCTTCAGTTCTTCAAGAACACGAATTCCGGGAGACGTTCTTGAAATGCCGGTGCCGTTTGGGGATACAAAAATCGGTGCGCTCATGTGCTCGGGGATAGTGTCCCCTTCACTGTATCGTTCCCTTGCCAATAAAGGAGCGGAAATCCTTGTTAACTCGGCAAGCCAGATAGTATTTCGCAACGAACCTTTTTTTCTTCGTCAAATAAAAACAATGGCCCGTTTCCAGGCGGTTTCAACCGCCCGCCCGTTTCTTCAGGCGTCAAACGGCGGCCAATCGTTTTTTATTGACTCAAGGGGGGATGTGATAAAAGAATCGTCATCTTTTGAAGACCAGATTCTTTTTGTTCAAGTAAGTCCTTCAGAGACCAAAACCCCCTATACCCGTTTTGGAGACTGGCCCGTTATCATTTCATTATCAGTGCTTGTTTTTTCTATATTCCGCACCCGCAAATTCCGGTCGTCGGATCCCAAATAG